From the Leptospira licerasiae serovar Varillal str. VAR 010 genome, one window contains:
- the pyrF gene encoding orotidine-5'-phosphate decarboxylase, which yields MDFYSKFVKRREKLNSLLCVGIDPDVTKLPPSLEKFPDKLFVFSREIVDATAEYAVAYKPNIAFFEAFGSKGIEQFERLISHIKTNHPEIPIVADAKRGDLDNTARQYAKFFFKELGVDSLTLSPYMGSDTIKPFIEDDSKMVFLLCLTSNPDSAELQQKTFSETGRTLYREVAALSEKFPVKNVGLVVGATHPKELLEIRKAHPDRIFLIPGYGAQGASLEEVIAVCGKNSLVNSSRSIIFSSSGPDFADAAGKAASSVAEEMRKLLI from the coding sequence ATGGATTTCTATTCCAAATTCGTAAAAAGAAGGGAGAAGTTAAACTCCCTTCTTTGCGTTGGGATAGACCCTGATGTTACCAAACTCCCTCCTTCTTTAGAAAAATTTCCGGACAAACTATTCGTATTCTCCAGAGAGATCGTAGATGCTACCGCAGAATATGCGGTCGCTTACAAACCGAATATTGCATTCTTCGAAGCATTCGGTTCCAAAGGAATAGAACAGTTCGAAAGACTGATCTCTCATATCAAAACGAATCATCCTGAGATCCCAATCGTTGCAGATGCAAAACGAGGAGATTTGGACAATACCGCAAGGCAATACGCTAAGTTCTTTTTCAAAGAGTTAGGGGTGGATTCTCTGACTCTTTCTCCTTATATGGGATCTGATACGATCAAACCTTTTATAGAAGACGATTCTAAGATGGTATTCCTGCTTTGTTTGACTTCCAACCCGGATTCTGCGGAACTCCAACAAAAAACCTTTTCGGAAACCGGCAGAACTCTTTACAGAGAAGTAGCGGCATTGAGCGAAAAATTCCCCGTTAAGAATGTTGGATTAGTCGTAGGAGCCACACATCCAAAGGAATTATTAGAAATTCGTAAAGCTCATCCGGATCGAATCTTTTTGATCCCGGGTTACGGAGCACAAGGCGCTTCCTTAGAAGAGGTGATTGCGGTTTGTGGGAAAAATTCCTTGGTCAACTCTTCTAGAAGTATTATCTTTTCTTCTTCCGGACCGGATTTTGCGGATGCCGCAGGAAAAGCAGCATCCTCCGTCGCGGAAGAGATGAGAAAGCTGCTGATTTAA